In one Microtus ochrogaster isolate Prairie Vole_2 unplaced genomic scaffold, MicOch1.0 UNK98, whole genome shotgun sequence genomic region, the following are encoded:
- the Vav1 gene encoding proto-oncogene vav yields MELWRQCTHWLIQCRVLPPSHRVTWEGAQVCELAQALRDGVLLCQLLNNLLPQAINLREVNLRPQMSQFLCLKNIRTFLSTCSEKFGLKRSELFEAFDLFDVQDFGKVIYTLSALSWTPIAQNKGIMPFPTDDSTVGDEDIYSGLSDQIDDTAEEDEDLYDCVENEEAEGDEIYEDLMRSESVPTPPKMTEYDKRCCCLREIQQTEEKYTDTLGSIHQHFMKPLQRFLKPQDMETIFVNMEELLSVHTHFLRELKDALATPGATMLYQVFIKYKERFLVYGRYCSQVESASKRLDQVATAREDVQMKLEECSQRANNGRFTLRDLLMVPMQRVLKYHLLLQELVKHTQDATEKENLRLALDAMRDLAQCVNEVKRDNETLRQITNFQLSIENLDQSLANYGRPKIDGELKIASVERRSKTDRYAFLLDKALLICKRRGDSYDLKASVNLHSFQVRDDSSGERDNKKWSHMFLLIEDQGGQGYELFFKTRELKKKWMEQFEMAISNIYPENATANGHDFQMFSFEETTSCKACQMLLRGTFYQGYRCHRCRAPAHKECLGRVPPCGRHGQDFSGTMKKDKLHRRAQDKKRNELGLPKMEVFQEYYGIPPPPGAFGTFLRLNPGDIVELTKAEAEHNWWEGRNTSTNEVGWFPCNRVRPYVHGPPQDLSVHLWYAGPMERAGAENILTNRSDGTYLVRQRVKDTAEFAISIKYNVEVKHIKIMTSEGLYRITEKKAFRGLLELVEFYQQNSLKDCFKSLDTTLQFPYKEPERRAISKPPAGSTKYFGTAKARYDFCARDRSELSLKEGDIIKILNKKGQQGWWRGEIYGRIGWFPANYVEEDYSEYC; encoded by the exons TTCCTTTGTCTTAAGAACATCCGGACCTTCCTGTCTACTTGCAGTGAGAAGTTTGGCCTCAAGCGCAGTGAACTCTTTGAGGCCTTTGACCTCTTTGATGTACAGGACTTTGGAAAG GTCATCTacaccctgtctgccctgtcATGGACCCCCATCGCCCAGAACAAAGGAATCAT GCCCTTCCCGACGGATGACAGCACCGTGGGTGACGAGGATATTTACAGTGGCCTTTCAGACCAGATTGA TGACACTGCAGAGGAAGATGAGGACCTTTATGACTGCGTGGAGAACGAGGAGGCAGAGGGGGATGAGATCTATGAGGACCTCATGCGTTCGGAGTCCGTGCCTACGCCG CCCAAGATGACTGAGTATGACAAACGCTGCTGCTGCTTGAGGGAGATCCAGCAGACCGAGGAGAAGTATACGGACACGCTGGGCTCCATCCATCAG CACTTCATGAAGCCCTTACAGCGATTCCTCAAGCCTCAAGACATGGAGACCATCTTCGTTAACATGGAG GAACTGCTCTCTGTGCACACCCACTTCCTGAGGGAGCTGAAGGATGCCTTGGCCACCCCAGGAGCAACAATGCTGTACCAAGTCTTCATCAAGTATAAGGAGAG GTTCCTTGTTTATGGCCGTTACTGCAGTCAGGTGGAGTCAGCCAGCAAGCGCTTGGATCAAGTGGCCACAGCGAGGGAGGATGTGCAGATGAAGCTGGAG GAATGTTCTCAAAGAGCTAACAACGGCCGATTCACCCTGCGGGATCTGCTCATGGTGCCCATGCAGCGGGTGCTGAAgtaccacctcctcctccag GAGCTGGTGAAACACACGCAAGATGCTACGGAAAAGGAGAACCTACGACTGGCTTTGGATGCCATGAGG GACCTGGCACAGTGTGTGAATGAGGTCAAGAGGGACAACGAGACGCTGCGGCAGATCACGAACTTCCAGCTGTCCATCGAGAACCTG GACCAGTCTCTGGCCAACTATGGCCGGCCTAAGATTGATGGCGAGCTCAAGATAGCCTCAGTGGAACGGCGCTCCAAGACGGACAG GTACGCCTTCTTGTTGGACAAAGCGCTGCTCATCTGTAAGCGCCGCGGAGATTCCTACGACCTCAAGGCCTCGGTGAACCTGCACAGCTTCCAAGTTCGGGATGACTCCTCCGGGGAGCGAGACAACAAGAAG TGGAGCCACATGTTCCTTCTGATCGAGGATCAAGGTGGCCAGGGCTATGAGCTGTTCTTCAAGACGCGGGAGCTGAAGAAGAAGTGGATGGAACAGTTTGAAATGGCCAT CTCCAACATCTACCCAGAGAATGCCACAGCCAATGGGCATGACTTCCAGATGTTCTCCTTTGAGGAGACCACTTCTTGCAAGGCCTGCCAGATGTTActcag AGGCACATTCTACCAAGGATATCGCTGTCATAGGTGCAGGGCACCTGCACATAAGGAATGTCTGGGGAGAGTGCCTCCGTGTGGCCGCCATGGGCAAG ATTTCTCAGGAACTATGAAGAAG GACAAACTACATCGAAGGGCCCAGGACAAGAAAAGGAATGAACTGG GTCTGCCTAAGATGGAAGTGTTTCAAGAATATTATGGGATCCCTCCCCCGCCCGGAGCTTTTGGAACTTTTTTGCGGCTCAACCCTGGGGACATCGTGGAGCTCACTAAGGCAGAGGCTGAGCACAACTGGTGGGAG GGAAGAAATACTTCTACCAATGAAGTCGGCTGGTTCCCCTGTAACAGAGTACGCCCCTATGTCCAC GGCCCTCCTCAGGACCTGTCTGTGCATCTCTG GTATGCGGGTCCCATGGAACGAGCAGGAGCCGAGAACATCCTCACCAACCGCTCTGACGGGACCTACCTGGTGCGGCAGAGGGTGAAAGATACAGCGGAATTCGCCATCAGCATTAA GTATAACGTCGAGGTCAAACATATTAAAATCATGACGTCAGAGGGGCTGTACCGGATCACGGAGAAGAAGGCTTTCCGGGGCCTTCTG GAACTGGTGGAGTTTTATCAGCAGAATTCTCTCAAAGATTGTTTCAAGTCGCTGGATACCACCTTGCAGTTCCCTTACAAGGAGCCTGAGAGGAGAGCCATCAGCAAACCGCCAG CTGGAAGCACCAAATATTTTGGCACCGCCAAAGCCCGCTATGACTTCTGTGCCCGGGACCGATCAGAACTGTCACTTAAGGAGGGTGACATCATCAAGATCCTCAACAAGAAGGGACAGCAAGGCTGGTGGCGTGGGGAGATCTATGGCCGG aTTGGCTGGTTCCCTGCCAACTATGTGGAGGAAGACTATTCTGAATACTGCTGA